Proteins from a single region of bacterium:
- a CDS encoding GIY-YIG nuclease family protein, with product MTNGHNTVIYTGMTSDLKSRVWQHRNGVVNGFTRRYRRTKLVY from the coding sequence ATGACCAATGGCCACAACACGGTCATCTACACTGGCATGACAAGCGATCTGAAGAGCAGAGTCTGGCAGCACAGGAATGGCGTGGTCAATGGCTTTACGCGGCGATACCGGCGGACGAAACTGGTGTACTGA